From Virgibacillus natechei, the proteins below share one genomic window:
- a CDS encoding GNAT family N-acetyltransferase: protein MLIRYKKNMEKIAMGLLSFMPEEKKDVKKLQQTIKEYETNSDWHLFLWKEDDILGAVGLREEDDLNIVIQHVSVNPSHRNIGIGKRMVNEVRKLYQHKYVVSATDELQQFQNKCDESGKQDQQD, encoded by the coding sequence ATGTTAATTCGCTATAAAAAAAATATGGAAAAAATTGCGATGGGTTTACTATCTTTTATGCCAGAAGAAAAGAAAGATGTAAAAAAATTGCAGCAAACAATCAAGGAATATGAAACAAATTCAGACTGGCATCTCTTTTTATGGAAAGAGGACGATATCTTAGGTGCGGTCGGATTAAGGGAGGAAGATGATTTAAATATTGTTATTCAACATGTTTCCGTTAATCCATCGCACCGTAATATAGGAATTGGTAAGCGAATGGTAAATGAAGTTCGTAAGCTTTATCAACATAAGTATGTAGTATCAGCAACCGATGAATTACAGCAATTTCAAAATAAATGTGATGAATCTGGTAAACAGGATCAACAGGACTAA
- a CDS encoding site-2 protease family protein, producing the protein MDIYLLLYLIFIVAPLSTLLHEMGHAIAARVVNADNITFSIGLGKRINTFTFKEINFNIHAIFFLGGLAHNQRIVPYKKKEIIWISILGPVASGLFACLFYILYTIFPTNYWHLLFLFNIWLAFINSIPFNIKGKTSDGYLILKTILQKKSQFKIKKEK; encoded by the coding sequence ATGGATATTTATTTGTTGCTATACCTTATATTTATTGTGGCTCCACTTAGCACATTGTTACATGAAATGGGCCATGCTATTGCTGCGCGAGTTGTAAATGCGGATAACATCACATTTTCAATTGGCCTAGGGAAACGGATTAACACATTTACCTTTAAGGAAATTAACTTTAACATTCATGCTATTTTCTTTTTAGGCGGCTTGGCACATAATCAAAGGATAGTTCCATACAAAAAAAAGGAGATTATATGGATATCCATTCTAGGCCCTGTTGCGAGTGGGTTATTTGCTTGCCTCTTTTATATATTATATACAATTTTTCCAACTAATTATTGGCACTTGCTGTTTTTATTTAATATATGGCTAGCTTTTATAAATAGTATCCCATTTAACATTAAAGGAAAAACATCAGACGGTTATTTGATCCTTAAAACAATTTTACAAAAGAAATCACAATTCAAAATTAAAAAAGAAAAGTAG
- a CDS encoding peptidylprolyl isomerase, producing the protein MKKGYIVMENDNKIEFELYPNEAPNTVANFEKLANSNFYDGLTFHRVIDGFVSQGGCPNGTGAGNAGYTIKCETEGNPHKHVEGSLSMAHAGKDTGSSQFFIVHDEQPHLNGVHTVFGQVTSGVEYAKEMSNGDVMKEMKVFSE; encoded by the coding sequence ATTAAAAAAGGATATATTGTAATGGAAAATGACAATAAAATTGAATTTGAGCTTTATCCAAATGAAGCACCAAACACCGTAGCTAATTTTGAAAAGTTAGCAAATAGTAATTTCTATGATGGGTTGACGTTTCATAGAGTAATAGATGGTTTTGTCAGTCAAGGCGGATGCCCTAATGGAACTGGTGCTGGGAATGCTGGTTATACGATTAAGTGTGAAACAGAAGGTAACCCTCATAAACACGTAGAAGGATCATTATCAATGGCACATGCAGGCAAGGATACTGGTAGTTCACAATTTTTCATTGTTCATGATGAGCAGCCGCATTTGAACGGCGTTCATACCGTATTCGGCCAAGTTACTTCAGGTGTAGAATATGCAAAAGAGATGAGCAACGGAGATGTTATGAAAGAAATGAAGGTATTTTCAGAGTAA
- the lysA gene encoding diaminopimelate decarboxylase → MILDNHPFQTNKRGHLEIGGMDSMELANKYGTPLYVYDVSMIRENCRAFVNTFKELDIKAEVAYASKAFSSIAMLQVVKQEGLSLDVVSEGELYTALQADFPVEKIHMHGNNKSLSELEMAISHDIGCIVIDNFLEIEMIENLLKKYNKTIDVLMRVTPGIESKTHKYIMTGNEDSKFGFNLQNGQAQEAFHLLHNHKSIRFKGLHCHIGSQIFETGSFVMATKVLFEHIAIWNEQDGFVPEVLNLGGGFGIRYTGEDSPLSLHTFVEELVQSVQYHASDLNIPLPEIWVEPGRAIVGNAGITLYTIGAVKNIPEIRNYISVDGGMTDNLRPALYGATYEAVLANKADYKPVNTTSVAGKACESGDMLIWDLPIPEVDNGDILAVFSTGAYGYSMANHYNRIPKAAVVFVENGNDTLVVRRETYKDVVKNDLSYSEEKIEM, encoded by the coding sequence ATGATATTAGATAATCATCCATTTCAAACAAACAAAAGAGGTCACTTGGAAATTGGCGGAATGGATTCAATGGAATTGGCAAACAAATATGGTACACCGTTATATGTATATGATGTATCCATGATACGTGAGAATTGCAGAGCTTTTGTGAATACATTTAAAGAGCTAGATATAAAGGCGGAAGTGGCTTATGCGAGCAAAGCTTTTTCTTCAATAGCAATGCTGCAAGTTGTGAAACAGGAAGGATTATCATTGGATGTTGTTTCTGAAGGTGAATTATATACGGCATTACAGGCTGATTTTCCTGTAGAAAAAATTCATATGCATGGAAATAATAAAAGTTTAAGCGAATTAGAAATGGCAATTTCTCATGATATTGGCTGTATCGTTATCGATAACTTCCTTGAAATTGAAATGATTGAAAACCTACTGAAAAAATACAATAAAACGATAGATGTTTTAATGCGTGTAACCCCTGGTATTGAATCGAAAACGCACAAGTATATAATGACAGGAAATGAAGACTCCAAGTTTGGTTTCAACCTGCAAAATGGACAAGCACAAGAAGCATTTCATTTATTGCATAACCATAAATCTATACGTTTCAAAGGCCTGCATTGCCACATCGGCTCCCAAATATTTGAAACGGGAAGTTTTGTAATGGCAACGAAAGTGTTGTTTGAACATATTGCAATATGGAATGAACAAGATGGATTTGTCCCAGAAGTGTTAAACTTAGGTGGAGGTTTTGGGATACGTTATACAGGCGAAGATTCACCATTATCATTACACACATTCGTTGAAGAGCTTGTACAATCTGTTCAATATCATGCTAGTGATCTGAACATACCCCTACCGGAAATATGGGTTGAACCAGGAAGAGCAATTGTAGGGAATGCTGGTATAACTCTATATACGATAGGCGCTGTGAAAAACATACCTGAGATCCGAAATTATATTTCTGTTGATGGAGGTATGACAGATAATCTAAGGCCTGCTTTATATGGAGCAACCTACGAGGCTGTACTTGCAAATAAAGCTGATTATAAGCCTGTAAACACCACTTCTGTAGCAGGGAAAGCATGTGAATCTGGTGACATGCTTATTTGGGATTTACCTATACCTGAAGTTGATAATGGAGATATACTTGCTGTATTCTCCACAGGTGCTTATGGGTATTCTATGGCGAATCACTATAACCGGATACCCAAAGCCGCTGTTGTGTTCGTAGAAAATGGTAATGACACACTGGTAGTACGTAGAGAAACCTATAAAGATGTTGTAAAAAATGATTTATCTTATAGCGAAGAAAAAATTGAAATGTAA
- a CDS encoding spore germination protein — MKSTDNKIPVSANIEENKTYMKERLGLDVSFDVDFRELIVLKEKIHIYYVTGLCDTAVIQELLKKLVEINDNESNTKKVFETVENRLVHQQLEKSETMDEAIDQMLSGLIIVFVNGVKKALIIDVRQYPGRTPEEPDTERVIRGSRDGYTENIIENTALTRRRLRDTRLRQEILKVGERSKTDVCISYLADVADDGLVNIIKEKINKIEIDGITMADKTVEEYIIDRKWSPYPLVRYTERPDVAANHLLEGHVLLIVDTSPSTIILPTTFFHHLQHAEEFRQAPSIGTFVRAIRFIAILASMYLLPLWLLFTLEPALLPNELSFIGPNEEGNIPIYIQIVMAVVGIEFLRLAAIHTPTALATSMGLIAAVLIGQIAIDVGMFTPEVILYVSIAAIGGYVTPSYELSVANKVMNLLLILATGFFGLIGFVIGFVMHLLFLVNLRSLKTPYFWPFIPFNAKAMLHVLVRIPVPYSNSRPSIVHPKNNYRQPPHKS, encoded by the coding sequence ATGAAAAGTACTGATAATAAAATCCCTGTCTCTGCTAATATTGAAGAAAATAAAACATATATGAAAGAGAGATTGGGTTTAGATGTTTCATTTGATGTGGACTTTCGTGAGCTTATTGTTTTAAAAGAAAAAATACACATCTATTATGTTACGGGTTTATGTGACACAGCTGTAATTCAGGAGTTATTGAAGAAATTAGTTGAAATAAATGATAATGAAAGTAATACAAAAAAAGTATTTGAAACGGTCGAAAATCGACTTGTACATCAGCAATTAGAGAAATCTGAGACGATGGATGAAGCAATAGATCAAATGCTTTCAGGTCTCATTATTGTGTTTGTGAACGGAGTAAAAAAAGCTCTTATTATAGATGTTCGCCAATATCCAGGTAGAACACCGGAAGAACCTGATACAGAGCGGGTTATTAGAGGATCAAGAGATGGTTATACCGAAAACATTATTGAGAACACAGCTTTAACAAGGAGGAGATTACGTGATACAAGACTACGCCAGGAAATATTAAAAGTTGGGGAACGTTCCAAGACCGATGTATGTATAAGTTATTTGGCGGATGTGGCAGATGACGGCCTTGTTAATATTATAAAAGAAAAAATTAATAAGATTGAAATCGATGGTATTACAATGGCTGATAAAACGGTTGAAGAGTATATCATTGACCGTAAATGGTCACCGTACCCATTAGTAAGGTATACGGAAAGGCCGGATGTTGCAGCAAATCATTTATTAGAAGGACATGTATTGCTTATCGTAGATACATCGCCTAGTACAATTATTCTTCCTACTACTTTTTTTCATCATTTGCAGCATGCAGAGGAATTTAGACAAGCGCCATCCATTGGTACTTTTGTTAGAGCCATTAGATTTATAGCAATTCTGGCATCGATGTATTTATTACCATTATGGCTCCTATTTACGTTGGAACCGGCGTTACTTCCTAATGAATTGTCATTTATAGGACCAAACGAAGAAGGTAATATCCCAATATACATTCAAATAGTCATGGCAGTTGTAGGGATAGAATTTTTGCGACTGGCCGCGATCCATACCCCGACCGCACTTGCTACTTCTATGGGATTAATTGCCGCAGTATTAATAGGACAAATAGCCATTGATGTAGGAATGTTTACTCCAGAAGTGATTTTATATGTGTCTATAGCTGCTATAGGAGGATATGTGACACCAAGTTATGAGCTAAGCGTAGCAAATAAAGTGATGAATTTATTGCTAATTCTTGCTACAGGCTTCTTTGGACTAATTGGCTTTGTCATTGGCTTTGTCATGCATTTACTGTTTTTAGTTAATTTAAGGTCGCTAAAAACACCTTACTTTTGGCCATTTATACCCTTTAATGCGAAGGCCATGTTACATGTGTTGGTACGTATTCCAGTTCCATATTCGAACAGTAGACCAAGTATTGTACATCCAAAAAATAACTACCGACAACCTCCTCATAAGAGTTAA
- a CDS encoding stage V sporulation protein AB: MIQNLLINIIQIIIGLGGGLAVGAGFVAFLTVLGIIPRLIQLTKTERLLKVYSSVVIAGTLFGTYLTFTNITWDQPIILLVIWGAFQGIFNGMLAAALTEVLNVFPILTRRIGIEKYTLWLLMAIVFGKIAGSLFQWVYFVT, from the coding sequence ATGATACAAAACCTCCTAATTAATATTATTCAGATTATAATTGGGCTTGGTGGAGGTCTTGCAGTCGGTGCTGGATTTGTCGCCTTTTTAACCGTATTAGGAATTATACCCAGATTAATTCAATTAACGAAGACCGAACGATTATTGAAAGTCTATTCATCAGTTGTGATAGCAGGTACATTATTTGGTACGTATTTGACTTTTACGAATATAACTTGGGATCAGCCAATCATTTTATTAGTAATTTGGGGTGCTTTCCAAGGTATATTCAATGGAATGCTGGCAGCTGCATTAACAGAGGTATTAAATGTGTTCCCGATATTAACAAGAAGAATTGGTATAGAAAAGTATACATTATGGTTATTAATGGCAATAGTATTTGGTAAAATAGCTGGATCGTTATTTCAGTGGGTATACTTTGTTACGTAG